From the bacterium genome, the window CGCGCCGATTAGCGCACGTCGCCCGCGCCGCCCGTAGAAGATACCTTCGCCCTCAAACGAATCGAAAGGTAAACGGCGGAGCGCAGCGATAACCGGCTTAAACGCCGTTTCCGGGCCTATCTCGGTTTGGCAAAACGTCCCTTCGTCAAATGGAAGTCGCGGCGGTCGAACCTTAAAAGCGGCGAACGCCGCCGAAACACGCCGCCCCGTACAAACGGCCAAACTTACGGCGATAAATATTAAAATCCCTATAAAATACCACGATTTAAAGACATCAGTTAACCCTATTGTATTCAATACATTATAAGCCCATTCTTTATAATGTGCTTCATAATACTCGGGCGGCCTATTCTGCGGAACCAAGGCGCCGACTAACGCAACGACGCCTAACGCCAACGTTAAAAACACCGCCAAGCGGCGCGACGATAAAAAAGTAAATATTTTTCTCAAAGCGGATTGCGGAATCAGTACTGGCGGCACCACGTCCAATCGGCCATAGCCGCCAAGAAGTCCCGCGCTTCTCCCGAGGGTACGCTCACGAGGGCATCTTTCCCTTTTTCGGCGTACGCCCGGGCCACGGCGCGCGACCTCTCAAACGCGCCGCCTTCCCTTAACGTACGCACGAGTTCCTCTTCGGCCGTTTCACCCTCCCATATAGCTTGCACCGCGGCACCCACGTCACGGCCGCGCTGCGACGCTAACCCATAAATTACCGGAAGCGTGATCTTCCCGGAACGAACGTCGGCGAACCCGTCCTTCCCCAACAACTCGCCTTTCCCGGCGAGGTCGAGGCAATCGTCCGTTATTTGGAAAGAAATGCCCGTATTCAAACCGTAGTCGGTAAAAGCCCCGTACTCGCACCCGTCGTACCCGGCGGCTATGGCGCCCACCTGGCAGGAGGCCTCCAACAATTTCGCGGATTTCAACGTAATCATCTTGACGTAATCTTCTTCCGCGACGTCGAGGCGTCCCTGGCGCCACATCTCCAAGAACTCCCCGGCCACCATGCGGTTCGTCGTCGCGACGGCGACGCCGAGCACCTCCCAATTCCTCACCTCTTTGACGAGGTATTGAAATACGCGCGTCAATATATAGTCGCCCCCCAAAATCGAGAGGTGATTGCCGAAACGCCGGTGCGTAGCCGGCCG encodes:
- a CDS encoding polyprenyl synthetase family protein, with the translated sequence MTTSNNDGVFAEKVRRAMGESDVFLAHGLAATEEKIAELLGADLPFISEVLRYAAGSGGKRFRPRLTLLSAATAGLEQTCVAGLAACMECIHLATLLHDDVIDEAKTRRGRPATHRRFGNHLSILGGDYILTRVFQYLVKEVRNWEVLGVAVATTNRMVAGEFLEMWRQGRLDVAEEDYVKMITLKSAKLLEASCQVGAIAAGYDGCEYGAFTDYGLNTGISFQITDDCLDLAGKGELLGKDGFADVRSGKITLPVIYGLASQRGRDVGAAVQAIWEGETAEEELVRTLREGGAFERSRAVARAYAEKGKDALVSVPSGEARDFLAAMADWTWCRQY